A single genomic interval of Desulfobacterales bacterium harbors:
- a CDS encoding calcium/sodium antiporter, with amino-acid sequence MGANIAWCLMGFSLLYYGAEWLVKGASNLASSLGIRPVVIGLTVVAFGTSAPELVVSIVAAIEGKSMIAVGNVVGSNICNIALVLGTATVFHPISCHPSILQRDIPIMMGVSVYLLVVTANSVIGRWEGASLFGGVIFYIFYNYVLVKEKVDLGVGDEKTAVILEREEISIVKKRSRQILWILIGIAGVIGGAQIVVNAAVNIMTTLGLSEKLIGLTIVAFGTSLPELATSVVAAVRRQMDISLGNLVGSNVFNILSVIGGAAIFRPILIPGGFLKSGLMMDYFVMMFISFLPWVMMRRTYTLTRVNGLVLLACYAGYLIYLVGRR; translated from the coding sequence ATGGGCGCGAATATTGCGTGGTGCTTGATGGGGTTCTCCTTATTATACTACGGTGCGGAATGGCTGGTTAAAGGCGCCTCCAATCTGGCAAGCAGTCTCGGTATTCGTCCCGTCGTGATCGGGTTGACCGTGGTGGCGTTCGGTACTTCTGCGCCGGAGTTGGTGGTGAGCATTGTTGCCGCTATTGAGGGCAAGAGCATGATTGCCGTCGGAAATGTGGTGGGCAGTAATATTTGTAACATTGCTCTGGTGCTGGGTACCGCCACTGTGTTTCATCCCATCTCATGCCACCCCTCTATCCTTCAGCGCGATATTCCCATTATGATGGGTGTGTCCGTTTATCTGCTGGTCGTAACAGCCAATTCCGTTATCGGCAGGTGGGAGGGGGCAAGTCTTTTCGGCGGTGTTATTTTCTACATCTTTTACAACTATGTGCTGGTTAAGGAAAAGGTTGATTTAGGCGTCGGAGACGAGAAAACGGCGGTGATTTTGGAAAGAGAAGAAATTTCCATTGTTAAAAAACGATCCCGTCAGATTTTATGGATTCTGATCGGTATTGCCGGCGTGATTGGAGGCGCTCAGATAGTGGTGAATGCGGCCGTTAACATTATGACAACCTTGGGGCTCAGCGAAAAGCTGATCGGTCTTACGATCGTTGCCTTCGGCACGTCCCTGCCGGAGCTGGCTACCTCCGTGGTTGCCGCCGTTCGAAGGCAAATGGATATCAGCCTTGGAAATTTAGTGGGCAGCAATGTGTTTAACATTCTTTCCGTCATCGGCGGCGCCGCCATTTTTCGGCCCATATTGATTCCAGGCGGGTTTTTAAAAAGCGGCTTGATGATGGATTATTTCGTGATGATGTTCATCAGTTTTCTACCGTGGGTGATGATGAGACGGACTTATACCCTTACCCGTGTAAATGGATTGGTGTTACTGGCCTGCTACGCCGGCTACCTGATATATCTGGTGGGGAGAAGATGA
- a CDS encoding DUF4197 domain-containing protein produces the protein MNMFRITFIAIGIFLFAPQYCHAEWGDIITQTKDQVLKGSLGGAGGSLSDSDIIQGLKEALNIGTENAVGTLSQSDGFLSNRDVKILLPDSVKKAEGLLRAAGYGQTVDNFELSMNRAAEKAVPEATGIFKNAILQMSFEDANKILNGRDNEATLFFKEKTSDDLTGLFKPIVHNAMNEVGVTKNFQDMSQKLEMIPMASSLNLDLDSYVTDKTLDGLFFMIAQEEKKIRENPTARVTDILKKVFAK, from the coding sequence ATGAATATGTTTCGAATTACATTCATAGCGATTGGCATCTTTTTGTTCGCCCCTCAGTATTGCCATGCCGAATGGGGTGATATCATCACTCAAACCAAGGACCAGGTGCTGAAAGGTTCTCTTGGGGGCGCCGGCGGCTCCCTGAGCGATTCCGATATTATTCAGGGGCTGAAGGAAGCTTTGAATATCGGTACAGAAAACGCGGTCGGTACGTTATCCCAATCGGATGGTTTTTTGTCAAACCGGGACGTCAAAATATTACTGCCCGATTCCGTAAAAAAGGCGGAAGGCCTGCTTAGAGCGGCCGGATATGGCCAAACAGTAGATAACTTTGAACTCAGCATGAACAGGGCTGCGGAAAAAGCCGTCCCCGAAGCCACCGGCATTTTTAAGAACGCCATTCTGCAAATGAGTTTTGAGGATGCGAACAAAATATTAAATGGGCGCGATAACGAAGCCACTTTGTTTTTTAAAGAAAAAACCTCGGATGATCTCACCGGGCTCTTTAAACCGATCGTTCATAACGCCATGAACGAAGTGGGCGTCACCAAAAACTTTCAGGACATGAGCCAAAAGCTTGAGATGATACCCATGGCAAGCAGCCTGAACCTTGATCTGGACAGCTATGTCACCGATAAAACATTGGATGGCCTTTTTTTCATGATCGCCCAAGAGGAAAAAAAGATTCGGGAAAACCCGACTGCCAGAGTCACCGATATTCTTAAAAAAGTTTTCGCCAAATAA
- the xseB gene encoding exodeoxyribonuclease VII small subunit — MAIQSFETALVKLEKIVEEMESGELPLEKSLKKFEEGVALSRFCTEKLDEYEKKISLLLKDSNGHMKEQRIDAEFDG; from the coding sequence ATGGCCATTCAATCATTTGAAACCGCTTTAGTAAAACTTGAAAAAATTGTGGAGGAAATGGAGTCCGGGGAATTGCCGCTTGAAAAATCCTTAAAAAAATTCGAAGAAGGGGTGGCACTGTCAAGATTTTGCACCGAAAAGTTGGATGAATATGAAAAAAAAATCTCGCTCTTGCTAAAGGATTCAAACGGCCATATGAAGGAGCAACGCATTGATGCCGAGTTCGATGGATAA
- a CDS encoding TlyA family RNA methyltransferase, with product MTEKRIRLDRYLVEKGLVSSRERAHDRILAGDVLINRFPVDKPATLVTINSHVELKGSDIPYVSRGGLKLEAALKAFPVSVQDTDCLDIGASTGGFTDCLLQHGARRVYAVDVGYGQLAWKLRQDPRVVVLERQNIRHLPANKIEAHVDVVTIDVSFISLKIVVPAALKFMKEDAFILALIKPQFEVGRGHVGKGGVVRNKAQHDAVIHDLSLFFQKIGLCANHPIPSPILGPKGNREFIIRLTR from the coding sequence ATGACAGAAAAAAGAATAAGACTTGATCGATACCTGGTTGAAAAAGGACTGGTTTCAAGTCGTGAACGCGCGCACGACAGAATCCTCGCCGGCGATGTGCTTATCAACCGGTTTCCCGTTGATAAACCCGCAACGCTGGTAACCATCAATTCTCATGTTGAACTAAAGGGTTCGGATATTCCCTATGTCAGTCGCGGTGGGCTGAAATTGGAAGCCGCCTTGAAAGCTTTTCCGGTGAGTGTTCAAGATACCGATTGCCTGGACATCGGCGCATCCACCGGCGGATTTACGGACTGTTTGCTGCAGCATGGCGCTCGCCGCGTTTATGCAGTGGATGTCGGATACGGCCAACTGGCATGGAAATTACGGCAAGACCCGCGTGTCGTGGTGCTTGAGCGACAAAATATTCGCCATTTACCCGCAAACAAAATTGAAGCGCATGTGGATGTAGTTACTATCGATGTTTCTTTTATCTCTTTAAAGATAGTGGTTCCGGCGGCACTGAAATTTATGAAGGAAGATGCATTCATTCTGGCGCTGATCAAACCCCAGTTTGAAGTGGGACGGGGCCATGTCGGCAAAGGCGGTGTGGTTCGAAACAAGGCGCAACATGATGCCGTGATTCATGATTTAAGTCTCTTTTTTCAAAAAATCGGCTTATGCGCCAACCATCCGATTCCATCCCCGATTCTGGGCCCCAAGGGAAACCGGGAGTTTATCATTCGGTTAACGCGTTAA
- the dxs gene encoding 1-deoxy-D-xylulose-5-phosphate synthase: MSYLDKINSPIDLKALPRTALPDLAQEIRNVIVEVVSKSGGHLASSLGAVELAIAIHYVFDTPTDKVIWDVGHQAYAHKLLTGRRDQFQTLRQYKGLAGFTRMSESPYDAFTTGHSSTSISAGLGMACAKRMKEEDAKVVAVIGDGSMTAGIAYEGLNQAGGIHKDLIVILNDNDMSIAKNVGALSSFLSRAFSKKRLQGFKKEIGEFLKSLPKIGDDVYNFAKRSEDSFKTFITPGMLFEAFNFDYFGPINGHRLNHLIDILQNVKYLNEPVLLHVTTKKGKGYLPAEKNPVYFHGVGCFEVKTGASLKEYCGIPSYTQIFGDTMVKLAQNDSRIVAVTAAMPEGTGLVKFAETFPDRFFDVGIAEQHGVTFAAGLAAEGLKPVVAIYSTFLQRAYDQILHDVCIESLPVVFALDRGGIVGEDGSTHNGLFDLSFLRSLPNMVLMAPKDENELARMIRTALEHSGPIAFRYPRGSATGVPVDSNITPIPIGEAEQLTDGNDILVLAVGYSVQEALTAAERLSKDGIGATVVNCRFIKPLDSNLICRLAMKIPRIITVEENVRQGGFGSAVLECLSDRGVTGFQMKRIGIADHFVEHGPQKMLRSLHGIDADAIVHAAGELLQKDSSPFLL; the protein is encoded by the coding sequence TTGAGTTATCTGGACAAAATTAATTCCCCGATCGATCTTAAAGCGTTGCCGCGCACAGCCCTCCCCGACTTGGCGCAAGAGATTCGAAACGTTATCGTGGAGGTGGTTTCCAAATCAGGGGGACATCTGGCTTCAAGCTTGGGGGCTGTCGAGCTGGCCATTGCGATTCACTATGTTTTCGATACACCGACGGATAAGGTTATCTGGGATGTCGGCCATCAAGCTTATGCACACAAATTGTTGACCGGAAGACGGGATCAATTCCAAACCCTTCGTCAATATAAGGGGCTTGCCGGCTTTACCCGCATGAGCGAAAGTCCTTATGACGCCTTTACAACCGGCCATAGCAGCACGTCTATATCCGCAGGACTGGGAATGGCTTGCGCCAAACGCATGAAAGAGGAAGATGCCAAGGTTGTCGCCGTTATCGGTGATGGATCAATGACTGCGGGAATCGCCTATGAAGGCCTTAATCAAGCCGGCGGCATTCATAAGGATTTGATTGTTATACTCAATGACAATGATATGTCCATTGCCAAAAACGTCGGGGCGCTATCGTCCTTTTTAAGCCGGGCCTTTTCCAAAAAAAGACTTCAAGGCTTCAAGAAGGAAATAGGAGAATTTTTGAAATCATTGCCGAAAATTGGTGATGATGTCTATAATTTCGCTAAACGCTCCGAAGACTCATTCAAGACATTTATAACACCCGGTATGCTCTTTGAGGCATTCAATTTTGACTACTTTGGCCCGATAAACGGTCACCGTCTGAATCATTTAATCGATATATTGCAAAATGTGAAATACCTGAACGAGCCGGTTCTGCTGCATGTCACGACCAAAAAAGGCAAAGGGTATTTACCCGCCGAGAAAAATCCCGTCTACTTTCACGGAGTGGGATGCTTTGAAGTGAAAACGGGTGCCAGCCTTAAAGAGTATTGCGGCATACCGTCTTATACGCAGATTTTCGGGGACACCATGGTCAAGCTTGCCCAAAACGATTCCCGGATTGTGGCAGTGACGGCTGCCATGCCGGAAGGCACCGGTCTTGTTAAATTCGCGGAAACCTTTCCGGATCGTTTTTTCGATGTCGGAATTGCCGAACAGCACGGCGTGACCTTTGCGGCAGGCCTGGCGGCTGAAGGCCTTAAGCCCGTGGTAGCGATTTATTCCACTTTTCTACAGCGGGCTTATGACCAGATTCTTCATGATGTGTGCATCGAATCCTTACCCGTGGTATTTGCATTGGATCGGGGCGGGATTGTCGGAGAAGACGGTTCGACGCATAACGGCCTGTTTGACTTGTCTTTTCTAAGAAGCCTTCCCAACATGGTGCTTATGGCGCCAAAGGACGAAAACGAGTTGGCCCGAATGATTAGAACCGCCCTGGAACATTCCGGCCCCATCGCATTTCGATACCCGCGCGGAAGCGCTACCGGTGTTCCTGTCGATTCGAACATCACCCCTATTCCCATAGGCGAAGCAGAGCAACTCACCGATGGAAATGATATTTTAGTTCTTGCCGTTGGTTATTCCGTCCAGGAAGCGCTTACCGCAGCAGAGAGATTATCCAAAGACGGCATTGGTGCTACCGTCGTCAATTGCCGTTTTATAAAACCACTCGATTCAAACTTAATCTGCCGCTTGGCAATGAAAATACCCCGGATTATCACCGTGGAGGAAAATGTACGCCAAGGCGGTTTCGGAAGTGCCGTCCTGGAATGTTTAAGTGACCGGGGAGTTACCGGCTTTCAGATGAAGCGTATCGGCATCGCAGATCATTTCGTTGAACATGGTCCTCAGAAAATGCTTCGTTCGTTGCATGGAATCGATGCCGATGCAATTGTCCATGCGGCCGGCGAACTATTACAAAAAGACTCATCGCCATTCCTTTTATGA
- a CDS encoding polyprenyl synthetase family protein, with protein MFDLTAYLSEKRKGINHALDEILDKSTFSGRLSDAMKYAVTAGGKRLRPILCVAAAEAVGDTDSGALLRAACALELIHTYSLIHDDLPAMDNDVLRRGKPTCHIEFDAATAILAGDALLTLSFEVLTTAYIPETTPLETWLFIIQSIAGAAGPRGMVEGQMRDVAAEGRLIAVDELEAIHRLKTGALITASVIAGAAIAGATPAQTEQLQTYAQNIGIAFQVTDDILNVEGDMLLMGKSVGTDQAHRKNTFPSICGMAASKKKVSVLVDNALQALSIFDSRAEPLRAIATYIIDRKR; from the coding sequence ATGTTTGACCTAACGGCCTATCTGTCTGAAAAACGGAAGGGGATTAATCATGCACTTGATGAAATTTTAGATAAGTCCACTTTTTCGGGACGATTATCCGATGCCATGAAATATGCAGTGACGGCGGGCGGAAAACGACTTCGACCCATTTTATGCGTTGCGGCCGCCGAAGCGGTTGGTGACACCGATTCGGGGGCCCTACTCCGAGCCGCTTGTGCATTAGAGCTTATCCATACCTACTCGCTTATTCATGATGATCTGCCGGCAATGGATAATGATGTGCTCAGGCGGGGAAAACCGACTTGCCACATTGAATTTGATGCGGCTACGGCCATTTTGGCCGGCGATGCGCTGTTGACCCTGTCATTTGAAGTGTTGACCACTGCCTATATCCCGGAAACCACCCCTCTGGAAACGTGGCTTTTTATAATTCAAAGCATTGCCGGAGCGGCCGGACCAAGGGGGATGGTGGAAGGGCAAATGCGGGACGTCGCAGCCGAGGGGCGCCTAATAGCCGTCGATGAGCTGGAGGCGATTCATCGTTTAAAGACCGGTGCGTTGATCACTGCATCTGTAATTGCCGGCGCGGCAATTGCGGGCGCCACTCCGGCTCAAACTGAACAGTTACAAACCTATGCGCAAAACATCGGTATTGCCTTTCAAGTGACCGATGATATTTTAAATGTGGAAGGCGACATGCTTCTAATGGGCAAGTCGGTGGGAACCGACCAGGCCCATCGCAAAAACACCTTTCCGTCCATCTGCGGTATGGCCGCCTCAAAGAAAAAGGTGAGCGTACTGGTGGACAATGCCTTGCAAGCGCTTTCCATTTTTGATAGCAGGGCTGAACCGCTTCGCGCGATTGCAACTTATATTATTGACAGAAAAAGGTAA
- a CDS encoding 3-isopropylmalate dehydrogenase has product MSKTYNIAVIPGDGTGPEVVAEGKKALQTAASKYDFKLEMTDFDFGGDRYIRTGEILPSSAIEDLKQFDAIFLGAIGHPEVKPGILEKGILLTLRFGLDQYINLRPVRLYPGVETPLKNKTPEHIDYVVVRENTGGIYTGTGGISMKGTPHEVAVQSMVYNRFQVERCLRYAFEYAQKHGKKARGKGDANTLALVGKTNVLTFVFDLWDRVFHEVGAADYPDVKREYYHVDATCMYMVKSPEWFDVLVTSNMFGDIITDLGAETQGGMGIAAGGNINPSGVSMFEPIGGSAPKYTGQNIINPLAAICAGAMMLETLGEDEAANAIEAAVRNVTATKIQSLSAGRMGHTTTQVGDLVAERI; this is encoded by the coding sequence ATGAGTAAAACTTATAACATCGCCGTTATTCCGGGCGACGGGACAGGGCCTGAAGTGGTTGCCGAAGGGAAAAAAGCGCTCCAGACGGCTGCAAGCAAGTATGACTTCAAATTGGAAATGACTGATTTTGACTTCGGTGGAGATCGCTATATCCGCACCGGTGAAATTCTTCCGTCCTCGGCCATTGAGGACTTGAAACAATTTGATGCGATCTTCCTCGGCGCTATCGGTCATCCGGAAGTTAAGCCCGGCATTCTCGAAAAGGGTATTTTGTTAACCCTCCGTTTCGGGCTGGATCAATATATCAATTTGCGACCGGTCCGGCTTTATCCGGGCGTTGAAACGCCATTGAAAAACAAAACACCGGAACATATCGACTATGTGGTCGTCCGGGAAAATACCGGTGGCATTTATACCGGAACCGGCGGCATTTCCATGAAGGGAACGCCCCATGAAGTAGCCGTTCAAAGCATGGTTTATAATCGATTTCAGGTGGAACGATGCCTTCGCTATGCCTTTGAATATGCGCAAAAGCATGGCAAGAAAGCACGCGGCAAGGGGGACGCCAACACGCTCGCGCTCGTTGGAAAAACCAATGTTCTTACCTTTGTATTCGACCTTTGGGACCGGGTGTTTCACGAGGTGGGTGCCGCCGATTACCCGGATGTTAAACGGGAATACTATCATGTGGACGCTACCTGTATGTATATGGTCAAAAGCCCCGAGTGGTTCGATGTGTTGGTGACCAGCAATATGTTCGGCGACATCATCACGGATCTCGGTGCGGAAACGCAAGGCGGCATGGGTATCGCCGCGGGCGGAAATATCAATCCGAGTGGTGTCAGCATGTTTGAGCCTATCGGCGGCTCGGCGCCCAAGTATACGGGGCAGAACATCATTAACCCCCTGGCGGCCATCTGTGCCGGTGCCATGATGCTGGAAACCCTCGGCGAAGATGAAGCCGCCAACGCCATCGAGGCCGCGGTAAGGAATGTTACCGCTACCAAGATACAAAGCCTGAGTGCCGGTCGTATGGGGCATACCACCACCCAAGTAGGCGATCTCGTGGCTGAGCGAATATAG
- the xseA gene encoding exodeoxyribonuclease VII large subunit produces MELKNSQIQQPIYSVSKLTKEIKAILENKFPFIWISGEISNLSIPASGHCYFTLKDKNAQISAVMFRGQNRQLKFEIVDGMQMVGLGRISVYEPRGSYQLIFEFLEPKGVGALQFAFEQLKTRLADEGLFDAAHKKPLPFLPKKIVLITSPSGAVVHDMVQVLNRRFPGMDLLILPVKVQGEGAAEDVVAAIRLLNVIEHVDLAILARGGGSIEDLQAFNHESVARAIYEADIPIVSAIGHETDFTIADFVADLRAPTPSAAAELVVPLKYDLVRRVEMLSQRLRLYFHQDIDRKRFRVVQLERRLIDPRKKYQDFLLRLDELVGRLIRSIQGSQTLSRERLARRTERLGANNPAVRIERFYDQLRQINGKLFVSHRFNYNEKQRVLRELMAKLHALSPLAVLSRGYSITRTVPGEDIVKDARQVVSGQELEILIQKGSLRVSVLTPVPSVNDIQ; encoded by the coding sequence ATGGAATTAAAAAATTCGCAGATTCAACAACCGATATATTCCGTTTCAAAGCTTACTAAAGAAATTAAAGCAATACTTGAGAACAAATTCCCATTCATTTGGATTTCCGGCGAAATATCAAATCTAAGCATCCCTGCTTCCGGCCACTGCTATTTTACGCTAAAGGATAAAAACGCCCAGATCAGCGCCGTTATGTTTCGTGGTCAAAACCGTCAATTGAAATTCGAAATTGTCGACGGAATGCAAATGGTCGGGTTGGGAAGAATTAGCGTGTATGAACCCCGGGGAAGCTATCAGTTGATATTCGAGTTTCTCGAACCCAAGGGGGTGGGCGCGTTACAATTTGCCTTTGAACAGTTAAAAACGCGACTGGCGGATGAGGGGTTGTTTGATGCGGCGCATAAAAAGCCCCTACCCTTTCTCCCGAAAAAAATCGTTTTAATCACTTCCCCTTCCGGTGCCGTGGTTCATGACATGGTTCAGGTATTGAATCGTCGCTTTCCGGGCATGGATCTTTTAATTTTACCGGTGAAGGTGCAAGGGGAAGGCGCGGCCGAAGATGTGGTGGCCGCGATTCGGTTACTAAATGTTATAGAGCACGTGGATCTGGCAATATTGGCGCGGGGGGGAGGGTCGATAGAAGATCTTCAAGCGTTCAATCATGAGTCTGTCGCGCGCGCCATTTATGAGGCGGATATTCCCATCGTATCGGCAATCGGTCATGAAACGGATTTTACGATAGCCGATTTTGTTGCAGATTTGCGTGCCCCGACGCCGTCTGCCGCCGCTGAACTGGTTGTCCCGCTCAAATACGACTTGGTCCGACGGGTGGAAATGCTCTCGCAACGGCTTCGCTTGTATTTCCATCAGGACATTGACCGAAAACGATTCCGAGTCGTCCAATTGGAGCGACGGCTGATTGATCCGCGCAAAAAGTATCAGGATTTTCTGCTTCGTCTTGATGAGTTGGTGGGCCGTTTGATCCGGAGCATTCAAGGCTCACAGACGTTATCCCGAGAGCGTCTCGCCCGGCGCACTGAACGACTCGGCGCCAATAACCCCGCCGTACGAATCGAACGATTTTATGATCAGTTGCGGCAAATCAACGGCAAGCTGTTTGTATCGCATCGATTCAATTATAATGAAAAACAAAGAGTGCTTCGGGAACTGATGGCAAAGCTGCATGCTTTAAGTCCGCTAGCAGTGCTCTCTCGCGGGTACAGCATCACGCGAACCGTGCCGGGTGAGGATATCGTAAAGGACGCAAGACAGGTTGTCAGCGGACAGGAATTGGAAATTTTAATTCAAAAAGGATCTCTTCGGGTTAGTGTGTTAACGCCGGTGCCAAGCGTTAACGATATTCAATAA
- a CDS encoding site-specific DNA-methyltransferase, with translation MKTVHRIFFQNAKKMAALSNESVALMVTSPPYPMIAMWDELFVQMDRSIKKALRDGEAMTAFELIHHCLDPVWREVYRVLVPGGIACINIGDATRTIAGNFGLYPNHARILSALVTIGFSPLPEILWRKQTNAPNKFMGSGMLPPGAYVTLEHEHILILRKGAKREFATPEEKRNRQESAFFWEERNQWFSDVWMDLKGTTQRLIDNDARQRSAAYPFELPYRLINMFSVKGDLVLDPFLGTGATMAAAIAAGRDSVGFELSSEFLTVIHNRIDTIVQFANERIKERLAAHVEFVKERVRTNGPLKHRNEYYGFPVVTSQEARLIINALQKAEKINDTTISIDYGKNPQPDFILKWEEPPETGAGPGRPSGKKKAVPEKPSQQQLFGF, from the coding sequence ATGAAAACGGTTCACCGAATATTTTTTCAAAACGCCAAGAAAATGGCGGCGCTGTCAAACGAAAGCGTCGCCCTGATGGTCACTTCTCCCCCATACCCGATGATCGCTATGTGGGATGAGTTATTTGTTCAAATGGATCGTTCCATTAAAAAGGCGCTTCGGGACGGTGAGGCGATGACGGCCTTTGAACTGATACATCACTGTCTTGATCCCGTATGGCGCGAAGTATACCGGGTACTGGTTCCCGGCGGCATCGCCTGTATCAATATCGGGGATGCCACCCGAACCATCGCGGGTAATTTCGGGCTTTACCCGAACCATGCGCGCATTCTGAGCGCTCTGGTCACCATCGGATTTTCTCCGTTGCCGGAAATTCTCTGGCGCAAACAAACCAATGCGCCCAATAAATTCATGGGCTCGGGCATGCTGCCGCCCGGCGCTTATGTGACTTTGGAGCACGAGCATATTCTCATCTTGAGAAAAGGCGCAAAACGGGAATTTGCCACCCCGGAGGAAAAACGAAACCGTCAGGAAAGCGCGTTTTTCTGGGAAGAGCGCAACCAATGGTTCTCAGATGTTTGGATGGATTTAAAAGGAACAACCCAGCGGCTGATCGATAATGACGCCCGTCAACGCAGCGCGGCCTATCCCTTTGAATTGCCGTACCGGCTGATCAACATGTTCTCTGTCAAGGGGGATTTGGTGTTGGATCCTTTTCTCGGAACCGGCGCCACCATGGCTGCGGCCATTGCGGCCGGGCGGGACAGCGTCGGGTTCGAATTATCTTCCGAGTTTCTCACCGTCATTCACAATCGAATTGACACCATCGTACAATTCGCCAATGAACGGATTAAAGAAAGACTTGCCGCGCATGTTGAATTTGTGAAAGAAAGAGTGCGAACAAACGGCCCGTTGAAGCATCGAAATGAATATTACGGCTTTCCCGTGGTCACTAGCCAGGAAGCCCGTTTGATCATCAACGCGCTGCAGAAAGCCGAAAAGATCAATGACACGACGATTTCCATCGATTATGGGAAAAACCCTCAACCCGACTTTATACTGAAATGGGAAGAGCCTCCGGAAACCGGCGCCGGGCCGGGCAGACCAAGCGGAAAAAAGAAAGCAGTTCCTGAAAAACCTTCACAGCAGCAGCTGTTTGGTTTTTAA